The Ruminococcaceae bacterium BL-4 region GCATCGAAAATATTATAGCACAATTCCTTTCGTCGTCAACATTCGAGAAAAAACTTTGGATCGTTGCCCTAATTAGGCAGGCTTTGCAAGGTTTTTTATCGTGCAAATTGCCATATTTGTTGAAAACTTTTGGGCTGTCTGCCATACGAATGACAAATTTATGTCAAATAAAGTCTTAATTTTGACTCTGCTCCACAACATTCTGTTGTTCCAAAAATTTCCGATCTTCTTTTGATAATGATTGTTTTTGCAATAAATCCGGTCTTTTTTGGGCAGTCCTCAAAAGACTTTGTTGATGTCTCCATTTTTTGATATTGGCATGGTGACCGGTCATCAGAATATCCGGTACACTGTGACCACGCCAAACCTGAGGGCGACTGTATTGTGGATACTCAAGGAGACCGTTATAATGGCTCTCCTCCTCAAAGCACTCTTCCGCTGCTAAAACCCCCGGCTGCATCCGTCCCACGGCATCGGTCAAACACAACGCCGGAATTTCGCCTCCAGTCATCACAAAATCTCCAAGCGACACTTCTTCATCTACATACGCTTCCAAAACGCGCTCGTCTACTCCCTCATAATGGCCACAGAGGATGCAAAGATTTTCGTATTGAGAAAGTTCACGAATTACGGTTTGATTCATCGGGCGCCCCTGTGGTGACATATATACAATATGCGGCTTTTCCCCAAGTGTCTCTGTGAGGTCATCAAAGCATGCGGCTATTGGTTCTGCAATCAATAGCATTCCCTT contains the following coding sequences:
- the trmD gene encoding tRNA(m1G37)methyltransferase (Evidence 2a : Function from experimental evidences in other organisms; PubMedId : 10094308, 11532950, 12682299, 12773376, 15060037, 27881678, 28601227; Product type e : enzyme), translating into MRIDLITLFPEMCERVLSESIIGRGRKKGALQVCCHQLRDYAHDKHQRVDDTVFGGGKGMLLIAEPIAACFDDLTETLGEKPHIVYMSPQGRPMNQTVIRELSQYENLCILCGHYEGVDERVLEAYVDEEVSLGDFVMTGGEIPALCLTDAVGRMQPGVLAAEECFEEESHYNGLLEYPQYSRPQVWRGHSVPDILMTGHHANIKKWRHQQSLLRTAQKRPDLLQKQSLSKEDRKFLEQQNVVEQSQN